A stretch of the Desertifilum tharense IPPAS B-1220 genome encodes the following:
- the rpsJ gene encoding 30S ribosomal protein S10, with protein MATLQQQKIRIRLKAFDRRLLDTSCEKIVDTANRTNATAIGPIPLPTKRRIYCVLRSPHVDKDSREHFETRTHRRIIDIYQPSSKTIDALMKLDLPAGVDIEVKL; from the coding sequence ATGGCCACTCTTCAGCAGCAAAAAATCCGCATCCGCCTGAAAGCTTTCGATCGGCGCTTGCTCGATACCTCTTGTGAAAAGATTGTAGATACCGCCAATCGCACGAACGCTACAGCCATTGGCCCCATTCCTCTCCCCACGAAGCGCCGGATTTACTGCGTTCTGCGTTCTCCCCACGTTGATAAGGATTCTCGCGAACACTTTGAAACCCGCACGCACCGCCGGATTATTGACATTTACCAGCCTTCTTCCAAAACGATTGATGCGTTGATGAAATTAGACTTGCCTGCTGGCGTTGATATTGAAGTAAAACTCTAA